A stretch of Petrotoga mexicana DSM 14811 DNA encodes these proteins:
- the iscB gene encoding RNA-guided endonuclease IscB, with protein sequence MLVYVLNKYGKPLMPCKPSKARKLLKEGKAKVVRKEPFTIQLLYGSSGYKQPITLGVDAGSKTVGLSATTENKELFAAEVELRDDIPKLISQKGQYRKGRRFRKTRYREPRFLNRVHSKNKGWLAPSVEHKIKSHIKLIDLVHSLLPVTKIVVEVASFDIQKIKNPNIEGKQYQQGEQLAFWNTREYVLWRDNYTCQHCKGKTKDKRFNVHHIESRQIGGDAPGNLITLCETCHKDYHDGKIKLNFKRGQKFKDATFMGIMRWTLYNRLKTLYPKVHLTYGYITKNTRIQNNLPKTHRIDALCISGNPQAKQLEHYYHIKEVRRHNRQIHKAKILKSGIRKLNQASYLVHGFRLFDKIRYNGIECFIFGRRSTGYFDIRKLDGTVIHRSAKSKDLILVSKAKTLLWERRENSAFLSPLKW encoded by the coding sequence ATGTTAGTGTACGTTTTAAATAAGTATGGGAAACCTCTTATGCCTTGTAAACCTTCAAAGGCAAGAAAATTACTTAAAGAGGGGAAAGCTAAGGTTGTTAGAAAAGAACCTTTTACTATTCAGCTCCTCTATGGTAGTAGCGGTTATAAACAACCTATTACTTTAGGAGTAGATGCAGGAAGTAAAACTGTAGGATTGTCTGCTACTACAGAAAATAAGGAGCTTTTTGCAGCAGAAGTTGAACTAAGGGACGATATACCTAAACTTATATCTCAGAAAGGACAGTATCGTAAAGGTAGACGTTTCAGAAAAACAAGGTATAGGGAACCACGCTTTTTAAATCGTGTCCACAGTAAAAACAAAGGATGGCTTGCACCGTCGGTAGAACATAAAATAAAATCGCATATTAAACTGATTGATCTAGTTCACAGTTTGCTTCCTGTTACAAAAATTGTAGTAGAAGTTGCAAGTTTCGATATACAAAAGATTAAGAATCCTAATATTGAAGGCAAACAATACCAACAAGGTGAACAATTAGCTTTTTGGAATACAAGGGAATATGTTCTATGGAGAGATAACTATACCTGTCAACACTGCAAAGGCAAAACCAAAGATAAAAGATTCAATGTTCACCACATCGAAAGTAGACAAATAGGTGGAGATGCACCGGGTAATTTAATTACATTATGCGAAACATGTCATAAGGATTACCACGATGGAAAGATTAAATTGAATTTTAAAAGAGGACAAAAGTTTAAAGATGCTACATTTATGGGTATTATGAGATGGACTTTATACAATAGATTAAAAACACTATACCCTAAAGTTCATCTAACTTATGGATATATCACTAAAAATACAAGAATACAGAACAACCTACCTAAAACACATAGAATAGACGCTTTATGTATTAGTGGCAATCCTCAAGCAAAACAATTAGAGCATTATTATCACATTAAAGAAGTTAGACGACACAATAGGCAAATACACAAAGCTAAAATTCTAAAGAGCGGTATAAGAAAACTTAACCAAGCATCTTATTTAGTACATGGTTTTAGATTGTTTGATAAAATAAGATACAACGGTATCGAATGTTTCATATTTGGAAGACGTTCAACTGGATATTTTGATATAAGAAAACTTGATGGCACAGTAATTCATAGAAGTGCAAAAAGTAAAGATTTAATCTTAGTAAGCAAAGCTAAAACTTTACTATGGGAAAGGAGGGAAAATTCTGCATTCCTCTCACCATTAAAATGGTGA
- a CDS encoding YifB family Mg chelatase-like AAA ATPase, producing MKYSKIKTGCIDGFKVENILVEIDVNSRSTQQTFKIVGMPSTSVLESEKRVTSAIRNTGFTIPNGSIVANLSPTSMRKDGSHFDLPIAVSLLEASGQIKELSEDYYIFGELGLNGEVRPVSGISLFLMYIKERNQQAKFIIPRGNQGESKFVEKNEVIVIDSLKDIENISQDILDEYSPKYEDIVQPSYNLDFREIKGQIFAKRGIEIAASGFHNVLMRGSPGSGKTMIAKRVPTILPDMTREEIIESTMIYSVAGYMNTIIDKRPFRSPHHTASTASIIGGGAVPKPGEISLAHNGVLFMDEFPEYRTDVIESLRQPLEDGEVTVTRAKSVANFPARFMLIASQNPCPCGYYGDKEIECTCNLNQILNYNRKISGPILDRIDIRIDTPRVKIDELMSKEDGESSEKIKERVSKASQIQIKRQNKLNGKLSNKEVKKFAALTEKAEDFLKQAAINLKLTARSVNRVVRISRTIADTFDSKNVEVSHVSEALNYRGRKII from the coding sequence ATGAAATATTCAAAGATAAAAACTGGTTGCATAGACGGGTTTAAAGTAGAAAATATCTTAGTAGAAATCGACGTAAACTCCCGTTCTACCCAACAGACATTCAAAATAGTAGGCATGCCCTCCACATCAGTTTTAGAAAGTGAGAAACGAGTTACAAGTGCCATTAGAAATACTGGGTTTACAATTCCTAACGGATCGATAGTTGCGAATCTTTCACCCACCTCTATGAGAAAAGACGGCTCACATTTTGATTTACCAATTGCTGTATCCCTGTTGGAGGCTTCGGGCCAGATAAAAGAATTAAGTGAAGATTACTATATATTTGGTGAACTTGGTTTGAATGGAGAAGTTAGACCAGTTTCTGGGATATCTCTTTTCTTGATGTATATAAAAGAAAGAAATCAACAAGCAAAATTCATAATTCCACGGGGAAATCAGGGGGAAAGTAAATTTGTAGAAAAGAACGAGGTTATCGTTATAGATAGCTTGAAAGATATCGAAAATATATCCCAGGATATCTTGGATGAATACTCTCCAAAGTACGAGGATATTGTACAACCATCTTACAACTTAGATTTTCGTGAAATCAAAGGTCAAATATTTGCCAAAAGGGGAATAGAGATAGCAGCCAGTGGATTTCACAATGTCTTAATGAGGGGATCTCCCGGTTCAGGAAAAACAATGATAGCTAAAAGGGTTCCAACGATATTACCAGATATGACGAGGGAAGAAATCATCGAATCAACGATGATCTATTCAGTTGCTGGATATATGAACACGATAATCGATAAAAGGCCTTTTAGATCTCCTCACCACACAGCCTCGACAGCCTCAATAATAGGGGGAGGCGCCGTTCCGAAACCTGGTGAAATAAGCTTGGCTCATAATGGTGTGTTATTCATGGATGAGTTCCCCGAGTACCGTACGGATGTAATAGAGTCCCTAAGACAGCCTTTAGAAGACGGAGAAGTGACGGTAACAAGAGCAAAATCCGTTGCTAATTTTCCTGCAAGGTTCATGCTTATAGCCTCTCAAAATCCATGTCCATGCGGATATTATGGAGACAAGGAGATAGAATGTACGTGTAATTTGAACCAGATCTTAAATTACAACAGAAAAATATCAGGACCCATATTGGACAGAATAGATATTAGAATAGATACACCAAGGGTAAAAATAGATGAGCTCATGTCCAAGGAAGACGGAGAAAGCTCCGAAAAGATTAAAGAAAGAGTTTCAAAGGCTTCCCAAATACAGATAAAAAGGCAAAACAAATTGAATGGGAAACTTAGCAATAAAGAAGTGAAGAAATTTGCGGCTCTTACTGAAAAAGCGGAAGACTTTTTAAAACAAGCAGCTATCAATTTAAAATTAACAGCTAGATCGGTAAACAGGGTAGTGAGAATTTCACGAACTATAGCTGACACTTTTGATTCAAAAAATGTGGAAGTAAGTCATGTTTCGGAAGCCCTGAATTACAGAGGGAGAAAAATCATATGA
- a CDS encoding thermonuclease family protein — MRKMSSIFLLLLLVLSAVYVNSQELITIPDIENLEKAKVSSIFDGDTINTYQYAESIRLIGIDAPEIKAGSKPISEYGYKSYQFVKDRLINVADRNVYLEFDEDKFDDYGRVLAYVYYEDEEGNLILLNEEILKNGLARPLFYKDTSKKQEIFVKAYIQAYEDRKGIFEKYDDESIVVESDALTQKDLGRMRWVKVKVKDVIKEGGNYYKIISEDEDFYYGIRKQEFDAFFDGYDIYDLVGEEVMFWGEIWFDQRTGQYEILGRAPFEIKRFVNGVQGEGGDRQYG, encoded by the coding sequence ATGAGAAAAATGTCTTCAATTTTTCTATTGCTTTTATTGGTGTTAAGTGCGGTTTATGTTAATTCACAAGAATTAATAACAATTCCAGATATAGAAAACCTCGAAAAAGCAAAAGTTTCTTCTATATTCGATGGAGACACGATTAACACTTACCAGTACGCTGAAAGTATAAGATTGATTGGAATAGACGCACCAGAGATCAAAGCTGGGAGTAAGCCCATTAGCGAGTATGGCTATAAGTCGTATCAATTTGTGAAAGATAGACTAATAAATGTTGCAGACAGAAACGTATATTTAGAGTTTGATGAGGATAAGTTTGACGATTATGGCAGAGTTTTGGCGTATGTTTATTATGAGGATGAAGAAGGTAACTTAATATTATTAAACGAGGAAATATTAAAAAATGGATTAGCCCGACCGTTGTTTTACAAAGATACTTCAAAAAAACAAGAAATATTTGTTAAAGCTTATATCCAAGCATATGAAGATAGAAAAGGGATCTTTGAAAAATACGATGATGAAAGCATAGTGGTGGAATCTGATGCCTTAACTCAAAAGGATTTAGGTAGAATGAGGTGGGTGAAGGTCAAAGTAAAAGATGTTATAAAAGAAGGCGGAAATTACTATAAAATTATCTCTGAGGATGAAGATTTTTACTATGGAATAAGAAAACAGGAATTTGATGCCTTTTTTGATGGTTACGATATCTATGATTTAGTTGGGGAAGAAGTTATGTTCTGGGGAGAAATATGGTTTGATCAGCGAACTGGGCAATACGAAATACTGGGAAGGGCTCCTTTTGAGATAAAAAGATTTGTGAATGGAGTGCAGGGAGAAGGGGGGGATAGACAGTATGGGTAA
- a CDS encoding GNAT family N-acetyltransferase yields MGKYFKKVVGEKCFLSPVNPDDFEKYTEWLNDPEISENMMVEDNIISLLKEKDILEKMAKGNDVLFAIVDLETEELIGNCGLHDINRINQSAVLGIFIGNREYLSKGYGTQAIKLLLNYGFNVLNLNNIMLEVFEYNKRAIRSYQKAGFKEIGRRRQAKFFKNNRYDIIFMDILREEFLEIKDAKGVLG; encoded by the coding sequence ATGGGTAAATATTTTAAAAAAGTAGTAGGAGAAAAATGCTTTTTGTCACCAGTCAATCCTGACGATTTTGAAAAATACACGGAATGGTTAAATGACCCAGAAATATCAGAAAACATGATGGTAGAGGATAATATTATTTCTTTGCTTAAAGAAAAAGACATTTTAGAAAAAATGGCTAAAGGCAACGATGTTTTATTTGCCATAGTGGATTTAGAAACAGAAGAGCTGATAGGTAATTGTGGGTTGCATGACATTAATAGAATTAATCAATCGGCTGTCCTTGGGATTTTTATTGGGAATAGAGAATATCTGTCTAAAGGATATGGTACCCAAGCCATTAAGTTGCTTTTGAATTATGGATTCAACGTTTTAAATTTAAATAATATCATGTTGGAAGTTTTTGAATATAACAAAAGGGCAATAAGATCTTACCAAAAAGCTGGATTTAAAGAAATAGGTAGGCGAAGGCAAGCAAAGTTTTTTAAGAACAATAGATACGATATAATATTTATGGACATTTTGAGAGAAGAATTTCTTGAAATAAAAGATGCGAAAGGAGTATTAGGGTGA
- the trhA gene encoding PAQR family membrane homeostasis protein TrhA, which produces MKDLDNIEKFTPGEEIANAVIHGIGALLSIAALVLLIVFSAINGQPWSIFSSVIYGSSLIILYLSSTLYHSFQRKKIKDLFEIFDHSAIYILIAGTYTPFALITLSGRLGWIIFSVVWVLAAIGIIFKIFFVKRFRILSTILYIAMGWLVVFAMEPLVTNLDFWGVFWLVIGGILYTVGTIFYVWRKIPYHHALWHLIVLAGSICHFFSVFFYVI; this is translated from the coding sequence GTGAAAGATTTAGACAATATCGAAAAATTTACCCCTGGTGAAGAAATAGCTAATGCCGTTATACACGGTATAGGAGCATTGTTGAGTATAGCTGCTCTGGTGTTATTGATAGTTTTTTCAGCGATTAACGGACAACCTTGGAGTATTTTCAGTTCGGTTATATATGGTTCATCGTTGATTATTCTTTATTTATCTTCAACACTATATCACAGCTTTCAACGTAAAAAAATCAAAGATCTCTTTGAAATATTCGATCATTCTGCAATTTATATTTTAATAGCCGGTACTTACACACCTTTTGCACTAATTACGTTGAGCGGAAGGCTAGGTTGGATTATATTTTCTGTGGTATGGGTTTTGGCAGCTATAGGCATTATTTTTAAAATATTTTTCGTTAAAAGATTTAGGATTCTTTCAACAATTTTATACATAGCCATGGGATGGTTAGTTGTATTTGCTATGGAACCTTTAGTTACAAACTTGGATTTCTGGGGAGTCTTTTGGTTGGTCATAGGAGGCATTCTTTACACAGTTGGGACCATATTTTACGTGTGGAGAAAAATCCCATACCACCATGCTTTATGGCATTTGATAGTACTTGCAGGAAGTATATGCCACTTTTTCTCAGTGTTTTTTTATGTTATATGA
- a CDS encoding bifunctional enoyl-CoA hydratase/phosphate acetyltransferase → MKNFEELLNRAKSKPTKNVVLVCAEDIEALKALSKASEEGFANPVLVGNKEEIKKNLEIVGKEFDIIEAETPQEAAEKGVRLVSSGAADLLMKGKIKTSELLKAVLNNDWGLKTGNLLSHVAVVETPYLDRLLLISDGGMIIHPDLMQKVQIIYNALEVAKNLEIKTPKVALLAAVEVVNPDMPETVDAAILTQMNKRGQIKGCVVDGPLALDNAINEQAAKIKNINSEVAGKADILIVPDIHSGNLLGKSAVYFSGGNVAGIVVGAKAPIVLVSRADNDQSKLAALALGVLNS, encoded by the coding sequence ATGAAAAACTTTGAAGAATTGTTGAATAGAGCAAAGTCCAAACCAACAAAGAACGTCGTTCTTGTCTGTGCTGAAGATATTGAAGCTTTGAAGGCTTTATCAAAAGCAAGTGAAGAAGGGTTTGCAAACCCTGTCTTGGTTGGAAATAAAGAAGAAATTAAAAAAAATTTGGAAATTGTTGGAAAGGAATTTGACATTATAGAGGCAGAAACTCCACAGGAAGCAGCAGAAAAAGGTGTTCGTCTCGTTTCAAGTGGGGCTGCTGATCTGCTCATGAAGGGTAAGATAAAAACCTCTGAGTTGCTAAAAGCTGTTTTAAACAACGATTGGGGATTAAAAACGGGAAATTTGCTTTCTCATGTTGCGGTAGTAGAAACACCTTATTTGGATAGATTACTCTTGATAAGCGATGGCGGAATGATAATCCACCCAGATTTAATGCAAAAGGTTCAAATTATATACAACGCCCTTGAAGTAGCCAAAAACCTTGAAATAAAAACTCCCAAGGTAGCTTTATTAGCGGCGGTCGAAGTAGTTAATCCCGATATGCCCGAGACAGTAGATGCCGCGATATTGACCCAAATGAACAAGAGAGGCCAAATAAAAGGATGCGTTGTCGATGGTCCTCTTGCCCTTGATAACGCTATAAACGAACAAGCTGCCAAGATTAAAAATATAAACAGTGAGGTTGCGGGTAAAGCAGATATTTTAATTGTTCCAGATATCCATTCGGGGAACTTGTTAGGAAAATCTGCTGTATATTTTTCGGGAGGAAACGTGGCAGGGATTGTAGTGGGAGCAAAGGCTCCCATAGTATTAGTATCAAGAGCCGACAACGATCAATCGAAATTGGCAGCTCTGGCACTTGGAGTTTTAAACTCCTGA
- a CDS encoding MATE family efflux transporter, giving the protein MKIKDTGKVDVLKTSIWKALFTLAWPIILTNMMQAIYNITDAYFLGKLGPLELSVPTVVWPLIFVFISFATGFSYAGTSLIAQYTGYGDQRRAEKSAAQTILVMTFVALSIMAIVLIFSKQLLSLLRLDKNIFELSNTYLKIMAFSLPFSFLMQTVAGIFRGWGNSFIALKYNGISILLNVALDPLFIFQFNLGVFGAALATMLSQVIMSVVFLFVLFKGREGFKLHAKDFAPDRKLIKKVLSVGLPSSIGESFTAIGFAIIMGVIAQFGPIVISGYGIGNRMNNLITMFAMGISLATATMTGQYVGANQPEKAEETVRKASLATLLIVGSASMVMFLFGHNITKFFINDPEVIKVGEEFFRYVSFSLPFFSLVSVFLGTLRGTGHTIQSTIIDMVRLWGIRVPLVFFLAETHGYIGVFIAMIISNLSALVLALGFLVFGNWKKPVIEEASQSNA; this is encoded by the coding sequence ATGAAAATCAAAGATACAGGAAAAGTTGACGTTTTAAAAACATCCATATGGAAAGCTTTATTTACCTTAGCCTGGCCAATCATTTTGACAAATATGATGCAAGCGATATATAATATAACTGATGCATATTTTTTGGGAAAGTTAGGTCCTTTGGAATTATCTGTTCCTACTGTAGTTTGGCCGCTGATATTTGTTTTTATATCTTTTGCCACAGGATTTTCCTACGCTGGAACCTCTTTGATAGCTCAATATACAGGATACGGCGATCAAAGAAGAGCTGAAAAATCGGCAGCGCAAACCATTTTGGTAATGACGTTTGTGGCTTTATCCATTATGGCAATAGTGTTGATCTTTAGCAAGCAATTATTGTCTCTTTTACGATTGGATAAAAACATATTCGAACTTAGTAATACGTATCTAAAAATAATGGCATTTAGCTTACCTTTCAGTTTTTTAATGCAAACGGTAGCGGGTATATTTAGGGGATGGGGAAATTCATTTATAGCCCTGAAATACAACGGTATATCAATACTGTTAAATGTGGCCCTTGACCCTCTTTTCATTTTTCAATTCAATTTAGGCGTATTTGGAGCAGCACTAGCAACTATGTTATCTCAAGTTATAATGTCTGTTGTATTTCTATTTGTATTGTTCAAAGGTAGAGAGGGTTTTAAATTACACGCCAAAGATTTTGCCCCCGATCGAAAACTTATAAAAAAGGTGTTATCGGTTGGCTTACCTTCTTCTATTGGCGAATCTTTTACAGCTATAGGATTTGCTATAATTATGGGAGTTATTGCACAATTTGGGCCTATTGTTATTAGCGGATATGGAATTGGAAATAGAATGAACAATTTAATAACGATGTTCGCTATGGGAATATCTTTGGCAACGGCTACGATGACAGGTCAATATGTAGGTGCAAACCAACCTGAAAAGGCTGAGGAAACGGTTAGAAAAGCTTCTTTAGCAACTTTACTGATCGTAGGAAGTGCTTCAATGGTTATGTTTTTATTTGGTCACAATATAACGAAATTTTTCATAAATGACCCTGAAGTAATTAAAGTTGGAGAGGAATTTTTTAGATATGTTTCTTTCTCACTTCCGTTCTTCTCATTAGTTTCAGTCTTTCTTGGTACTTTAAGGGGTACAGGGCATACGATTCAGTCGACCATTATAGATATGGTAAGATTGTGGGGAATAAGGGTACCCTTGGTTTTTTTCTTAGCTGAGACTCACGGGTACATAGGTGTTTTCATCGCTATGATAATAAGTAATTTATCTGCCCTTGTATTAGCCCTAGGTTTTCTAGTTTTTGGGAACTGGAAAAAACCTGTAATTGAAGAAGCTTCTCAAAGTAATGCTTAG
- a CDS encoding Tex family protein — translation MDIIKTITEDLNIKLFQTENTVELLNEGNTVPFISRYRKERTGNLDEEKIRRIEELFKYYQNLEAYKKTVLKSIEEQGKLTDELKEKIINTKKMTELEDLYLPYKKRKKTNADKAIEAGLEPAANKVLLGNIKSLDELEEFVSEEYDNIDKVVEGISYIIGQTFAHDKDNRESLRKYYEKFGKIHSEKKKEFIEEATKYDMYHEFTQEISKIPNYRVLALNRGEKEKVLNVKLIIDDEWLDKEKSKYKTGNEICDEIISKGLNYGFTNMLNPSIEREIRQNLTEKAEEGAIDLFAKNLRQLLLTPPLKNKRVLAIDPGFRTGCKVVALDEMGNFLANETIFPVPPQNDIENSEKIMMGLIQKYNINLIAIGNGTASRETQQFVVDLIKKNKLNLKYIFVDESGASVYSASKLAKEEFPEYDVTVRGAISLGRRIQDPLAEFVKIDPKSIGVGQYQHDVNQKKLKEKLDATVESVVNLVGVNLNTASYSLLEYVSGITTSLAKKIVQYRQKNGSFNKRADLLNVKGFGEKAFEQSAGFLRIIDGENPLEITGIHPESYEAAEKLINILGYTLDDLKIKEKLDPLKLKVSQLLNEKENLKSISKELEIGEYTLIDILKELQKPGRDPRDEMPQPQLMDDILKFEDLKESMRLSGKITNITDFGAFVDLGIKENGLIHKSNLSERFVAHPTDIVQINDIVEVEIINIDKSRRRIGLRLVSIQR, via the coding sequence TTGGATATAATCAAAACAATAACAGAGGATCTGAACATAAAACTATTTCAAACTGAAAACACTGTAGAATTATTAAATGAGGGAAACACCGTACCTTTTATCAGCAGGTATCGAAAAGAAAGAACAGGTAATTTAGACGAAGAAAAGATTAGGAGAATAGAAGAGTTATTTAAATATTATCAAAACTTAGAAGCCTACAAAAAAACTGTCTTAAAAAGCATTGAAGAACAAGGCAAATTAACAGATGAGCTAAAAGAAAAGATCATCAACACCAAAAAGATGACTGAATTGGAAGATCTGTATCTTCCTTACAAAAAAAGAAAGAAAACCAATGCTGACAAAGCTATAGAAGCTGGTCTTGAACCTGCAGCAAACAAAGTGTTGTTAGGTAATATCAAATCTTTAGATGAATTAGAAGAATTTGTATCTGAGGAATACGATAATATAGACAAAGTGGTAGAAGGAATTTCTTACATAATAGGTCAAACATTTGCCCATGACAAAGACAATCGGGAAAGTCTCAGAAAGTATTACGAAAAATTCGGTAAGATTCACTCTGAAAAGAAGAAAGAGTTTATCGAAGAAGCCACTAAGTACGATATGTATCACGAATTCACACAAGAAATTTCAAAAATCCCAAATTACAGGGTTTTAGCTTTAAACAGGGGAGAAAAAGAAAAAGTTTTAAATGTAAAATTAATTATTGATGATGAGTGGCTTGATAAAGAAAAATCTAAATACAAAACAGGAAATGAGATCTGCGATGAAATTATATCCAAAGGTTTGAACTATGGTTTCACAAATATGTTAAACCCCTCAATAGAAAGAGAAATAAGACAAAACCTAACAGAAAAAGCAGAAGAAGGGGCGATAGATCTCTTTGCCAAAAATCTCAGGCAATTATTATTAACACCTCCTTTAAAAAACAAAAGGGTCTTAGCAATTGATCCTGGTTTCAGAACGGGGTGTAAAGTTGTGGCATTGGATGAAATGGGAAATTTTCTCGCTAACGAAACGATATTCCCCGTTCCTCCACAAAATGATATAGAAAACTCAGAGAAAATTATGATGGGTTTAATTCAAAAGTATAATATAAATCTGATAGCGATAGGTAACGGAACAGCCTCACGAGAAACTCAACAATTCGTCGTTGACTTAATAAAGAAAAATAAGTTAAATCTTAAGTACATATTCGTCGATGAATCTGGAGCTTCTGTTTATTCCGCTTCTAAGTTGGCAAAAGAAGAGTTCCCAGAATACGATGTAACTGTCCGAGGAGCTATAAGTTTAGGAAGAAGAATACAGGATCCTCTTGCAGAATTCGTAAAAATTGACCCAAAATCTATAGGTGTTGGACAGTATCAACACGATGTCAACCAAAAAAAGTTGAAAGAAAAGCTCGACGCAACTGTGGAAAGCGTGGTTAACCTCGTTGGTGTTAATTTAAACACAGCTTCATATTCTTTATTAGAATACGTTTCAGGAATAACAACTAGCCTTGCAAAGAAAATTGTCCAATACCGTCAAAAGAATGGTTCATTCAATAAAAGAGCCGATCTCTTAAACGTAAAAGGCTTTGGAGAAAAAGCTTTTGAACAAAGTGCAGGATTTTTGAGAATAATAGATGGGGAAAACCCGCTAGAAATAACGGGAATACACCCAGAAAGTTATGAAGCAGCGGAAAAATTAATAAATATACTTGGCTACACCTTGGATGATTTAAAAATCAAAGAAAAATTGGACCCATTAAAATTAAAAGTTTCTCAACTTTTAAACGAAAAAGAAAATCTTAAATCAATATCGAAAGAATTGGAAATTGGTGAATATACATTGATCGATATACTGAAGGAACTTCAAAAGCCCGGCAGAGATCCAAGGGATGAAATGCCTCAACCTCAACTTATGGATGATATTCTAAAATTTGAAGATCTAAAAGAAAGTATGAGATTATCAGGTAAAATAACTAACATTACTGATTTTGGTGCTTTTGTAGATTTGGGAATAAAAGAAAACGGCTTGATCCATAAGTCAAACCTTTCTGAAAGATTTGTAGCTCATCCTACGGATATTGTGCAAATAAACGATATCGTAGAAGTGGAAATAATAAACATTGATAAATCAAGAAGAAGAATTGGTCTAAGATTAGTCAGTATTCAAAGATAA
- a CDS encoding aldose epimerase family protein, producing the protein MSILEHIEKNQWGYTTEGVPVTLFTLRNENGITVQVTNYGATLVSLYLPDKKGELEDIILGFDTVSDYEKPNPQNPFFGATIGRHANRTKNGQFSLEGKNYTLAQNDNSNHLHGGIKGFQKQIFQATAFTTVEGPSVRFKRLSHDGEEGYPGNLRVSVTYTLTNDNELKISYTATTDKTTIINLTNHSYFNLAGEGRGNIFDHQLELFANHYTPVDETLIPTGEIKSVKNTPFDFTVPKILGEVLKDLKDSPLEGIDHNFVLNKENSKISLAVRLVEPTSGRVMKIYTTEPGIQVYTGNLVDTYGKEGKHYGKYSGIALETQHFPNSPNQKNFPSTILRPSEVYSSTTIYKFSIVN; encoded by the coding sequence GTGTCAATTTTAGAACATATTGAAAAAAATCAATGGGGATATACAACAGAAGGCGTTCCAGTAACTCTATTCACATTAAGAAACGAGAATGGAATCACGGTACAAGTAACAAACTACGGTGCTACTTTGGTTTCTTTGTACTTACCTGACAAAAAGGGAGAACTGGAAGACATAATTTTAGGATTCGATACTGTTTCAGATTACGAAAAACCCAACCCACAGAATCCCTTTTTCGGTGCTACAATAGGGCGACATGCAAATAGAACAAAAAACGGGCAATTCTCACTTGAAGGTAAAAATTACACCTTAGCTCAAAACGATAATTCAAACCATCTTCATGGGGGAATAAAGGGGTTTCAAAAACAGATATTTCAAGCGACAGCTTTTACAACTGTCGAAGGACCTTCTGTTCGGTTCAAACGTTTAAGCCACGATGGTGAAGAAGGTTATCCAGGAAACTTACGTGTAAGCGTTACTTACACATTAACCAACGATAATGAATTAAAGATTTCTTATACCGCAACTACTGATAAAACTACTATTATAAATTTGACAAATCACAGTTATTTTAATTTAGCAGGAGAAGGTAGAGGAAATATTTTTGATCACCAGTTAGAACTTTTTGCTAATCATTATACACCTGTAGATGAAACGTTAATCCCCACCGGAGAAATAAAAAGTGTCAAAAACACACCTTTTGATTTTACAGTCCCAAAAATTCTCGGTGAGGTGCTCAAGGATCTGAAAGATTCTCCGTTAGAAGGAATAGATCATAATTTCGTATTAAACAAAGAAAATAGCAAAATATCCTTAGCTGTAAGGTTGGTTGAACCCACAAGTGGAAGAGTGATGAAGATATACACAACCGAGCCTGGGATTCAAGTATATACAGGTAATTTAGTTGATACATACGGAAAAGAAGGAAAACACTACGGAAAATATTCTGGAATAGCTTTGGAAACACAGCATTTTCCAAACTCTCCAAACCAGAAAAACTTTCCTTCCACAATTTTAAGACCCTCAGAAGTGTACTCTTCAACAACAATTTACAAATTTTCTATCGTGAATTAG
- a CDS encoding transposase has product MKSYPPELKANVVKEHVEKGVSCSQLSKTYNIPTRNIYKWIKKFRDSGENYSCFFNGSFNKNYIVSRGSKVPPVVYENAGVDLDEISRLCMEYPDLAQTLQALKDLVIEKDMEIRVLREQVEFVKKNLNQRK; this is encoded by the coding sequence GTGAAGTCTTACCCCCCAGAGTTAAAAGCCAACGTTGTTAAAGAGCATGTCGAAAAAGGTGTTTCTTGTTCTCAACTTAGTAAAACTTACAACATCCCTACCAGAAATATCTATAAGTGGATTAAGAAGTTTAGAGATTCTGGTGAGAATTATTCTTGCTTTTTCAATGGCTCTTTCAATAAAAATTACATAGTTTCTCGTGGTTCTAAGGTTCCTCCTGTGGTTTACGAGAATGCCGGTGTCGATTTGGATGAGATTTCTCGACTTTGTATGGAATACCCCGATCTCGCTCAAACTCTTCAAGCTTTGAAAGATTTGGTGATCGAAAAGGATATGGAGATCAGAGTTCTTAGAGAACAAGTTGAGTTTGTAAAAAAAAATTTGAATCAGAGAAAATGA